In Cicer arietinum cultivar CDC Frontier isolate Library 1 chromosome 7, Cicar.CDCFrontier_v2.0, whole genome shotgun sequence, the genomic window ATTATTTTCAATCTTGTTACTTGTTCTTTCAAAGTTGTAAATGATATTTTTCAGCATTGTTGCTTGCTTCTGGGTTGACTGCTGCATTGGGTTAAGGAGGAGCCTGTTGTTAGTTGTTTCAATACTTCCTGCATCTACTAACAAATATGGGTTTAGCATGAATTAAACTCTTATACCTTAATTCCAATTATATTGTTGGTTATTGATCATGAATGAAAATCTGATTTCAGTCATGCTCACCATCTATGCTTATTGTGCTTATTACTCCACCTCCAGTTTGTGAGGAAGGGCGTCGAGCATATGCGAAGTATGATAAATTCCTCCTCTCTAGTTAAATTCAGTATTCAGATTCTGCATTTGTTAATGAACATTTTCTTGCTGCATCATTATGTTCTTGGCAATCTTTGACATCTTATTGATATCGTCAAATGAACCTGTTCTGGTTGtctgttttgttgtgatttgcAGATCCTTATATGGTGAGAATGCCAGAGAATTGTCCGAAAGAACAAATGAAGCTGCTGGGGAATATGCAAACGCATGTGTTGAGATAGCTAAGGAAATGGGTTTGGCTTATATCAATCTATGGACCAAAATGCAAGAGACAGATGGCtggcaaaataaatttttgtggtTTGTTACAATCTGTACTTGAGAAACATACTGTGACATAAGTTTGACCACCTTTTCTTGTTGATTAAAGTCAAAAAGCATCATGGATTAGCTTTGACTAAATCTGGTTATACTGTGATCCTGTTCTTAGCTAAGGACGGTTTAGCTTCTTCTTAGTCTAGTTAATGATGCAATAAAACTGTTTTCCTTCTAACTATTTATGAAGATTTATAGTTATATGAGAGGACTGGGGCATTTTAAATGTGGATTTTCTTTTGTGTGAGCATCTCGGGGCTATTTAAATCATTCATTAGTTATTTGTAGTAAAATCCACTGCACTGCATTTTTGAAAGTTTATGGAAGATTCCTCCTGTTAAGGGTCATTAACATTGCTGTTTTGCTGTTACAGGGATGGTTTGCACCTGACACCAGATGGAAATGCAGTAGTCTATCAAGAAGTGATCAAGGTGTTCAATGAAGCAGGACTTTCAGCTGATAAAATGCCATATGATTTCCCTCACCACTCAGAAATTGATGACAGAAATCCTGAGAGCGCTTTCCAGCAGAAAGTTTGTGATGCCTCATTGTAGTAGGGTTCTGGTTTAGTCTTTGCAATTTTATATACTCTGTTCTATTCAGTGAcctgcaattttttttattaattagttttaattaaataaaaaccgTGTTGTTTGCTGCGGATGGTGCTTTTACAATTGtgacattttatcttttttggcaaaaatacacatttaatCCAAGTTTAGTTCACTTTTCACTTAGATCCTTTAATTTTGTTCTTCGGCTCGATTTGgtcttttaagttatatttgttTACACCATTGGTCTTTAAGATATATTAGACTATGAATGTTGTCAtttaagtttgaaaattttattgaatttatgtCATAAAATGTTAAGATCTAATCGAAATATTGCAACAAATTgactttttaaactattttgcATGTGAAAGAAGTTAAATATATTGATTACCTTGTTTTTAATGCTATACATGTGTTTAAATTGTTGTagaaaaaatcaagaaatatacatttataaagtttgatgaatgttttttaaatgattagTATGAACGACATATTATTGCAGTATTTGATAGAATTTCAAAGTTTGCATTATTTGAgaagtttatttgtgttattaACTTTGGATGGACATCAATTTACACACAAAAAAGTCTGCATTATGGTTGCAttgtaattaatttcaattttaataacacaaataaacttcTTAGTAAATATTAGTTAAAGCAATCTTAATAACGTTGAGCAGGTACATTCTCTCATGCAGTTACACAAACCATTTACTCCCAAAGACCAATATTTTAtaatctattaattaattaaataaataaatcatgtgAAACCGATATTTTTACCTctttatctatttattatttattattacctGGCCTCTTCCGTTTTAAACAAATTGTATCATCTagattttacataaattatcaaataacttattaaatattaattatttaaaaataatataaatttat contains:
- the LOC101496470 gene encoding GDSL esterase/lipase At5g62930, which gives rise to MRENIVLFGDSITEQSFRENGWGAALANAYSRKADVLARGYGGYNTRWALFLLHHIFPLESTKPPLAATIFFGANDAALLGRTSERQHVPIHEYKLNLQNIVLHLKSCSPSMLIVLITPPPVCEEGRRAYAKSLYGENARELSERTNEAAGEYANACVEIAKEMGLAYINLWTKMQETDGWQNKFLWDGLHLTPDGNAVVYQEVIKVFNEAGLSADKMPYDFPHHSEIDDRNPESAFQQKVCDASL